One part of the Streptomyces lydicus genome encodes these proteins:
- the prcB gene encoding proteasome subunit beta, whose amino-acid sequence MEANTRSTGRLPAAFLTPGSSSFMDFLGAHSPDLLPGNRPLPPVQGAVEAPHGTTIVATTFPGGVVLAGDRRATMGNVIAQRDIEKVFPADEYSAVGIAGTAGLAVEMVKLFQLELEHFEKVEGAQLSLEGKANRLSTMIRSNLGMAMQGLAVVPLFAGFDLDREKGRIFSYDVTGGRSEEHGFAATGSGSVFARSALKKLYREDFTEEQAATAVVQALYDAADDDSATGGPDMARRIYPIVTVITDEGFKRLTDAEVSEIARAVHERRLEQPDGPRAALL is encoded by the coding sequence GTGGAAGCCAACACTCGTAGCACCGGGCGTCTGCCAGCTGCCTTCCTGACGCCTGGATCCTCGTCGTTCATGGATTTCCTCGGGGCGCACTCGCCTGATCTGCTGCCGGGCAACCGCCCGTTGCCGCCGGTGCAGGGCGCCGTCGAGGCGCCGCACGGCACGACGATCGTGGCCACGACGTTCCCCGGCGGCGTGGTGCTCGCCGGTGACCGCCGGGCGACGATGGGCAATGTCATCGCACAGCGCGACATCGAGAAGGTCTTCCCGGCCGACGAGTACAGCGCGGTCGGTATCGCCGGCACCGCCGGCCTCGCCGTCGAGATGGTCAAGCTCTTCCAGCTGGAGCTGGAGCACTTCGAGAAGGTCGAAGGCGCCCAACTCTCCCTGGAGGGCAAGGCGAACCGGCTCTCGACGATGATCCGCAGCAACCTCGGGATGGCCATGCAGGGCCTGGCCGTGGTGCCGCTGTTCGCCGGCTTCGACCTCGACCGCGAGAAGGGCCGGATCTTCTCGTACGACGTGACCGGCGGGCGCTCGGAGGAGCACGGTTTCGCGGCGACGGGTTCCGGTTCGGTCTTCGCGCGCAGCGCGCTGAAGAAGCTCTACCGCGAGGACTTCACCGAGGAACAGGCCGCCACCGCCGTGGTCCAGGCGCTCTACGACGCCGCCGACGACGACTCGGCGACGGGAGGCCCCGACATGGCGCGGCGCATCTACCCGATCGTCACGGTGATCACCGACGAGGGCTTCAAGAGGCTGACCGACGCCGAGGTCTCGGAGATCGCCCGTGCCGTCCACGAGCGCCGCCTCGAACAGCCCGACGGCCCGCGCGCCGCGCTGCTCTGA
- the prcA gene encoding proteasome subunit alpha — protein MSTPFYVSPQQAMADRAEYARKGIARGRSVVVLQYTDGVVFVAENPSRALHKVSEIYDRIAFAAVGKYNEFENLRIGGVRYADLRGYTYDREDVTARGLANVYAQTLGTIFSSAAEKPYEVELIVAEVGSAPEDDQIYRLPHDGSIVDEHGSVAVGGNADQISSYLDQRHRDGMTLSEALKLAVESLSRDNNGGERTLTAEQLEVATLDRTRPQQRKFKRILGRQLSRLLEENGAAGAEEPAADAEAGAGTSGAPAEGAGGKGSGGAKGSGGKGAKGKDDTEGEPPL, from the coding sequence GTGTCGACGCCGTTCTATGTCTCACCCCAGCAGGCCATGGCCGACCGTGCCGAGTACGCCCGCAAGGGCATCGCGCGTGGCCGCAGCGTCGTGGTGCTGCAGTACACCGACGGCGTGGTCTTCGTCGCCGAGAATCCCTCCCGCGCCCTGCACAAGGTCAGCGAGATCTATGACCGGATCGCCTTCGCGGCGGTCGGCAAATACAACGAGTTCGAGAACCTCCGGATCGGCGGCGTGCGCTACGCCGACCTGCGGGGCTACACCTACGACCGCGAGGACGTGACCGCACGCGGCCTGGCGAACGTCTACGCCCAGACCCTCGGCACGATCTTCTCCAGCGCCGCCGAGAAGCCGTACGAGGTCGAGCTGATCGTCGCCGAGGTCGGCAGCGCCCCGGAGGACGACCAGATCTACCGCCTGCCGCACGACGGCTCGATCGTCGACGAGCACGGCTCGGTGGCCGTGGGCGGCAACGCGGACCAGATCAGCAGCTATCTCGACCAGCGTCACCGCGACGGCATGACGCTGTCCGAGGCGCTGAAGCTGGCCGTGGAGTCGCTCTCGCGGGACAACAACGGCGGGGAGCGCACGCTGACGGCCGAGCAGCTGGAGGTCGCGACGCTGGACCGTACGCGGCCGCAGCAGCGCAAGTTCAAGCGCATCCTGGGCCGTCAGCTGTCCCGCCTGCTGGAGGAGAACGGCGCCGCGGGCGCCGAGGAGCCGGCGGCGGACGCGGAGGCCGGCGCCGGCACGTCCGGGGCCCCGGCCGAGGGCGCCGGCGGCAAGGGTTCCGGCGGTGCCAAGGGCTCCGGCGGCAAGGGAGCCAAGGGCAAGGACGACACCGAGGGCGAGCCGCCGCTGTGA
- a CDS encoding LacI family DNA-binding transcriptional regulator, whose protein sequence is MSSNEATTPPGSTGAADPATPGRPAADRITSRDVARAAGVSQAAVSLVLGDKWRGRVSPGKAEAVRAAARELGYRPNLAARSLRMGRTRTVLLVVPALTTEFFARVYTGAARVAAEHGFGVVLYPSPEGIGPARDPFDSAAATLDGVIASSMAAEALTPLRAADLPLVMLDSDPDDDRATATVNLDIADGVRQLTGHLAALGHRRITHLAADVRSWTFEVRARAVREALSRVPGVRLRRLPAALGVDAGLRAAHTALTGPGPRPTALLCDDDIIAAGACKAVRRLGLRVPEDVSVTGFDDLALAVAVEPELTTVRLPAEEFGEAGMRALMAALDGRPAQAPTLPVELVTRGSTAPPADAPENAARPGGR, encoded by the coding sequence GTGAGCAGCAACGAGGCCACGACGCCCCCCGGCTCCACCGGGGCCGCGGACCCCGCGACCCCCGGCAGGCCGGCCGCCGACCGGATCACCAGCCGGGACGTGGCGCGCGCCGCCGGGGTCTCCCAGGCCGCGGTCTCCCTCGTGCTCGGCGACAAATGGCGCGGCCGGGTCTCCCCCGGCAAGGCCGAGGCGGTCCGCGCCGCCGCCCGCGAGCTGGGCTACCGCCCCAACCTCGCCGCGCGCAGCCTGCGCATGGGCCGCACCCGAACCGTGCTCCTCGTCGTCCCCGCCCTCACCACCGAGTTCTTCGCCCGGGTCTACACCGGCGCGGCCCGGGTCGCCGCCGAGCACGGCTTCGGCGTCGTCCTCTACCCCTCCCCCGAGGGCATCGGCCCGGCCCGCGACCCCTTCGACTCCGCGGCCGCCACCCTCGACGGAGTGATCGCCTCCTCCATGGCGGCCGAGGCCCTCACCCCGCTGCGCGCCGCCGACCTGCCCCTGGTCATGCTCGACAGCGACCCCGACGACGACCGCGCCACCGCCACCGTCAACCTCGACATCGCCGACGGCGTGCGGCAGTTGACCGGCCATCTGGCCGCGCTCGGCCACCGGCGCATCACCCACCTCGCCGCCGACGTCCGCTCCTGGACGTTCGAGGTACGCGCCCGCGCCGTCCGGGAGGCCCTCTCCCGGGTCCCCGGCGTCCGGCTGCGCCGCCTGCCCGCCGCCCTCGGCGTCGACGCCGGGCTGCGCGCCGCGCACACCGCGCTGACCGGCCCCGGCCCCCGCCCGACCGCGCTGCTCTGCGACGACGACATCATCGCCGCGGGCGCCTGCAAGGCCGTACGCCGGCTGGGCCTGCGGGTCCCCGAGGACGTCTCGGTCACCGGCTTCGACGACCTCGCGCTCGCCGTCGCCGTGGAGCCGGAGCTGACGACCGTACGGCTGCCCGCCGAGGAGTTCGGCGAGGCCGGCATGCGGGCCCTGATGGCGGCGCTCGACGGCCGACCGGCCCAGGCGCCCACCCTGCCGGTGGAGCTGGTGACCAGGGGCTCCACCGCCCCGCCGGCCGACGCCCCGGAGAACGCCGCGCGCCCCGGCGGGCGATGA
- a CDS encoding MFS transporter, with the protein MAAGYAELLRTRHAARLLAGTLVGRLPNATAALAVVLFVRAEGGSYALAGALSAVYGLCTAIGQPLLGRAVDLYGQPRVMLPAAVLSALGMTLLAVVGLDVLWLSYAAMVVAGFFTPPLEGGLRALWPGVLRRADQVHAAYALDAVAQEVMFAVGPLLVTLCVAVGSAGAALIVINAVGVLGALSVVVSEPSRRWRSGPREAHWLGALRSAGLLVLIGAFFFVGLALGSIAVAAVAYADGHGGGMISSWLLSALGVGALAGGIVYGARTWPGLPEGRLRLLVGLLALGYLPLALVPGPVGMTVLTGVAGVFLAPALACAFVVVDRHAPKGTVTEAFSWLVTTFGVGSAVGASVAGPAVEGGGAAAGFAVAGVGGLAALLVLLSTKRFLGEPVRRTAGAAPAENDRNGAVEPGFRAGHQA; encoded by the coding sequence ATGGCCGCCGGATACGCGGAGCTGCTCAGGACCCGGCACGCCGCCCGGCTGCTGGCCGGGACGCTGGTCGGCAGGCTGCCGAACGCCACCGCGGCGCTGGCGGTGGTCCTGTTCGTCCGCGCCGAGGGCGGCAGCTACGCGCTGGCCGGCGCGCTCTCGGCCGTCTACGGCCTCTGCACGGCCATCGGCCAGCCGCTGCTCGGCCGGGCCGTGGACCTGTACGGGCAGCCGCGGGTGATGCTGCCCGCCGCGGTGCTCTCCGCCCTGGGGATGACGCTGCTGGCCGTCGTCGGCCTGGACGTGCTGTGGCTGTCCTACGCCGCCATGGTGGTCGCCGGATTCTTCACCCCGCCCCTGGAGGGCGGGCTGCGGGCGCTGTGGCCGGGGGTGCTCCGGCGCGCCGACCAGGTGCACGCGGCCTACGCGCTGGACGCGGTCGCCCAGGAAGTCATGTTCGCGGTCGGGCCGTTGCTGGTGACGCTGTGCGTGGCGGTCGGGTCGGCGGGCGCGGCCCTGATCGTGATCAACGCGGTCGGGGTGCTCGGCGCGCTCTCCGTCGTCGTCTCCGAGCCGTCCCGGCGGTGGCGCAGCGGGCCGCGCGAGGCGCACTGGCTGGGCGCCCTGCGCTCCGCCGGGCTGCTGGTGCTGATCGGCGCGTTCTTCTTCGTGGGCCTCGCGCTGGGCTCGATAGCGGTCGCCGCGGTGGCGTACGCGGACGGGCACGGCGGCGGGATGATCTCCAGCTGGCTGCTCTCCGCGCTCGGGGTCGGCGCGCTGGCCGGCGGCATCGTCTACGGGGCGCGCACCTGGCCGGGGCTGCCGGAGGGCCGGCTGCGGCTGCTCGTCGGGCTGCTGGCGCTGGGCTATCTGCCGCTGGCGCTGGTGCCCGGGCCGGTGGGGATGACGGTGCTGACCGGCGTCGCGGGGGTGTTCCTGGCGCCGGCGCTGGCCTGCGCGTTCGTGGTCGTGGACCGGCACGCCCCCAAGGGCACGGTGACGGAGGCGTTTTCGTGGCTGGTGACGACGTTCGGCGTCGGATCGGCGGTGGGCGCGTCGGTGGCCGGGCCGGCGGTGGAGGGCGGTGGAGCGGCGGCCGGATTCGCGGTGGCCGGCGTGGGCGGCCTCGCCGCACTGCTGGTCCTTTTGTCGACGAAGCGATTTCTCGGTGAGCCCGTACGGCGCACGGCGGGTGCGGCCCCGGCGGAAAATGATCGAAACGGGGCTGTCGAACCCGGTTTCAGAGCAGGCCATCAGGCGTAA
- the pafA gene encoding Pup--protein ligase → MDRRIFGLENEYGVTCTFRGQRRLSPDEVARYLFRRVVSWGRSSNVFLRNGARLYLDVGSHPEYATPECDNVTELVTHDKAGERILEGLLVDAERRLHEEGIAGDVYLFKNNTDSAGNSYGCHENYLVARHGEFSRLADILIPFLVTRQLLCGAGKVLQTPRGAVYCVSQRAEHIWEGVSSATTRSRPIINTRDEPHADAERYRRLHVIVGDSNMSETTMMLKVGATDLVLRMIEAGTVMRDLTLENPIRAIREVSHDITGQRKVRLASGREASALEVQQEYYEKAVDFCDRRGIRTGLVERVLELWGRTLEAIRDEQLDRISTEIDWVMKHQLIERYRTKNNITMSHPRVAQIDLAYHDIHRRRGLYYLLERKGQAARICNDLKIFEGKSVPPQTTRARLRGDFIRRAQEQRRDFTVDWVHLKLNDQAQRTVLCKDPFRSVDDRVEKLIAGM, encoded by the coding sequence ATGGACCGCCGCATTTTCGGGCTGGAGAACGAGTACGGCGTCACGTGCACGTTCAGGGGACAGCGCCGACTGTCGCCTGACGAAGTGGCGCGGTACCTCTTCCGCCGTGTCGTGTCATGGGGCCGCAGCAGCAATGTCTTCCTGCGGAACGGTGCCCGCCTGTACTTGGACGTGGGTTCGCACCCGGAATACGCAACTCCCGAGTGCGACAACGTGACCGAGCTGGTCACCCACGACAAGGCCGGTGAGCGCATTCTCGAGGGTCTGCTCGTCGACGCCGAGCGCCGCCTGCACGAGGAGGGAATCGCGGGCGACGTCTATCTCTTCAAGAACAACACCGATTCGGCGGGAAACTCCTACGGTTGCCACGAGAATTACCTCGTTGCGCGGCACGGCGAGTTCTCCCGGCTCGCGGACATCCTCATTCCGTTCCTCGTCACCCGTCAGCTGCTGTGCGGCGCGGGCAAGGTGCTGCAGACTCCGCGCGGCGCCGTCTACTGCGTCAGCCAGCGCGCCGAGCACATCTGGGAGGGCGTCTCCTCGGCGACCACCCGGTCCCGTCCCATCATCAACACCCGCGACGAACCGCACGCGGACGCCGAGCGCTACCGCCGGCTGCACGTCATCGTCGGCGACTCGAACATGTCCGAGACGACCATGATGCTCAAGGTCGGCGCCACGGACCTCGTCCTGCGCATGATCGAGGCGGGCACGGTGATGCGCGACCTGACCCTGGAGAACCCGATCCGGGCGATCCGCGAGGTCAGCCACGACATCACCGGGCAGCGCAAGGTGCGGCTGGCCAGCGGCCGGGAAGCCTCGGCGCTGGAGGTCCAGCAGGAGTACTACGAAAAGGCCGTGGACTTCTGCGACCGCCGCGGCATCCGTACGGGCCTCGTCGAGCGGGTCCTGGAGCTGTGGGGGCGCACCCTGGAGGCGATCCGGGACGAGCAGCTCGACCGCATCTCGACCGAGATCGACTGGGTGATGAAACATCAGCTCATCGAGCGGTACCGCACAAAGAACAACATCACCATGTCCCACCCACGAGTGGCGCAGATAGACCTCGCCTATCACGACATTCACCGCCGCCGGGGGCTTTACTACCTCCTGGAGCGGAAGGGGCAAGCGGCCCGGATCTGCAACGACTTGAAGATCTTCGAGGGCAAATCGGTGCCGCCGCAGACCACTCGGGCGCGGCTGCGCGGCGACTTCATCCGCCGGGCCCAGGAGCAGCGCCGTGATTTCACGGTCGACTGGGTCCACCTCAAGCTGAATGACCAGGCGCAGCGCACGGTCCTGTGCAAGGACCCGTTCCGTTCGGTGGACGACCGGGTGGAGAAGCTGATCGCCGGAATGTGA
- a CDS encoding FKBP-type peptidyl-prolyl cis-trans isomerase, whose protein sequence is MLNLSGARPHPRSFTKSTRRAAAAALTVPLLLLSAACGSDDGKGSAGEAVVKVEGKAGAQPKITVPKGAKPSDTAVTKTLVQGKGATVKKGDLVRLDFAAQTMKGQNLGSSWTPQPGAKPGAPRAQVVTEVTDQMTQQQLPPKVLSAAAGQKVGSRFEVEGTAKALIGEGLNPQSGIKPGDGLVWVVDVVGAQKVDKKAKAEGKQASPESGMPEVTAADEKAAQITVPKGEKAPKGLKQQVLIKGKGPEVKAGDGLIAQYTGVKWEDGKKFDSSWDHGGATAFQIGTGQVVQGWDKALVGKHVGDRVEIVIPPKLAYGTSPQHQLAKNTLVFSVDIVGTV, encoded by the coding sequence ATGCTGAATCTCTCCGGGGCACGACCCCACCCCCGCTCGTTCACGAAAAGCACCCGTCGCGCCGCCGCGGCCGCGCTGACCGTGCCCCTTCTGCTGCTCTCCGCCGCCTGCGGGTCCGACGACGGCAAGGGCTCGGCGGGCGAGGCGGTCGTCAAGGTCGAGGGCAAGGCGGGGGCGCAGCCCAAGATCACGGTGCCCAAGGGCGCCAAGCCGTCCGACACGGCCGTCACCAAGACCCTCGTGCAGGGCAAGGGCGCGACCGTCAAGAAGGGCGATCTGGTCCGGCTGGACTTCGCGGCCCAGACCATGAAGGGCCAGAACCTCGGCAGCAGCTGGACGCCGCAGCCCGGCGCGAAGCCGGGTGCGCCGCGTGCCCAGGTCGTCACCGAGGTCACCGACCAGATGACCCAGCAGCAGCTGCCGCCGAAGGTGCTGTCCGCGGCCGCCGGGCAGAAGGTCGGCAGCCGGTTCGAGGTCGAGGGCACCGCCAAGGCGCTGATCGGCGAGGGCCTCAACCCGCAGTCCGGGATCAAGCCGGGGGACGGCCTGGTCTGGGTCGTCGACGTGGTCGGCGCGCAGAAGGTCGACAAGAAGGCCAAGGCCGAGGGGAAGCAGGCGTCGCCGGAGAGCGGCATGCCCGAGGTGACGGCGGCCGACGAGAAGGCCGCGCAGATCACCGTCCCCAAGGGGGAGAAGGCCCCCAAGGGCCTCAAGCAGCAGGTCCTGATCAAGGGCAAGGGACCCGAGGTCAAGGCCGGCGACGGGCTGATCGCTCAGTACACCGGCGTGAAGTGGGAGGACGGCAAGAAGTTCGACTCCTCCTGGGACCACGGCGGCGCGACGGCGTTCCAGATCGGTACCGGGCAGGTCGTCCAGGGCTGGGACAAGGCACTGGTCGGCAAGCACGTCGGTGACCGGGTGGAGATCGTGATCCCGCCGAAGCTGGCCTACGGCACGAGCCCGCAGCACCAGCTGGCCAAGAACACCCTGGTCTTCTCGGTCGACATCGTCGGCACGGTCTGA
- a CDS encoding FKBP-type peptidyl-prolyl cis-trans isomerase, translating into MSIDKPEIDFPEGPAPTELEIVDLKEGDGPVAKAGDTVSVHYVGVSFSTGEEFDASWNRGKPLQFQLGAGQVIAGWDQGVQGMKVGGRRRLTIPAHLAYGDRGAGGGRIAPGETLIFVCDLVSV; encoded by the coding sequence GTGAGCATCGACAAGCCCGAGATCGACTTTCCTGAGGGCCCGGCTCCCACCGAGCTCGAGATCGTGGACCTGAAGGAGGGCGACGGGCCGGTCGCCAAGGCCGGGGACACCGTCTCCGTCCACTACGTCGGAGTCTCCTTCAGCACCGGCGAGGAGTTCGACGCGAGCTGGAACCGCGGCAAGCCGCTCCAGTTCCAGCTGGGTGCCGGCCAGGTCATCGCCGGCTGGGACCAGGGCGTGCAGGGCATGAAGGTCGGCGGCCGCCGCCGGCTGACCATCCCCGCGCACCTCGCGTACGGCGACCGCGGCGCCGGCGGCGGCCGCATCGCCCCGGGCGAGACGCTGATCTTCGTCTGCGACCTGGTCTCCGTCTGA
- a CDS encoding helix-turn-helix transcriptional regulator: protein MAIAKAERLMNLALCLLGTRRPLTKRELRSSIEAYVEAFGPGYAMAFGNGSADTGGDDAFNRMFERDKDDLRELGLVIETVEGIDGDVGYLARRDSNRLPPITLDAEEAAALGLAAKVWQQARLAGAASGALQKLRAAGMPLAEDGADYDARQPHSALEPRIPAHEAAFEPLMLACRDRRPVVFDYRKSTAAHPEQRQVEPWILECWRGHWYVAGWDRDRKAERVFRLSRITGKVRSRQGRFTAPVPDHVTVRETVESWAGETATGTARIKLRAEHGYPLRARALSVRALGDGWDELEIPNGHGLDAWLVEFGPDVVVLEPAELRAEVIDRLRAVAKG from the coding sequence ATGGCCATTGCCAAGGCCGAGCGGCTGATGAACCTGGCGCTGTGCCTGCTGGGGACGCGACGCCCGCTGACCAAGCGCGAGCTCAGGTCGTCCATCGAGGCGTACGTCGAAGCCTTCGGGCCGGGATACGCCATGGCCTTCGGCAACGGGAGCGCCGACACGGGCGGTGACGACGCCTTCAACCGGATGTTCGAGCGGGACAAGGACGACCTGCGCGAACTCGGCCTGGTCATCGAGACCGTCGAAGGCATCGACGGCGACGTCGGCTATCTGGCCCGCCGCGACAGCAACCGGCTGCCGCCGATCACCCTGGACGCCGAGGAGGCCGCCGCGCTCGGACTCGCCGCCAAGGTCTGGCAGCAGGCCCGGCTGGCCGGCGCCGCCAGCGGAGCGCTGCAGAAGCTGCGCGCGGCCGGGATGCCGCTGGCCGAGGACGGCGCGGACTACGACGCCCGGCAGCCGCACAGCGCCCTCGAACCGCGCATCCCCGCCCACGAGGCCGCCTTCGAACCGCTGATGCTGGCCTGCCGCGACCGCCGGCCGGTCGTCTTCGACTACCGCAAGTCCACCGCCGCGCACCCCGAGCAGCGGCAGGTCGAACCGTGGATCCTGGAGTGCTGGCGCGGCCACTGGTACGTCGCCGGCTGGGACCGGGACCGCAAGGCGGAGCGGGTCTTCCGGCTCTCCCGGATCACCGGCAAGGTCCGCTCCCGGCAGGGCAGGTTCACCGCGCCGGTGCCCGACCACGTCACCGTCCGCGAGACCGTCGAGAGCTGGGCGGGCGAGACCGCGACCGGCACCGCCCGGATCAAGCTCCGCGCCGAGCACGGCTATCCGCTGCGCGCCCGGGCGCTGTCCGTCCGCGCGCTGGGCGACGGCTGGGACGAGCTGGAGATCCCCAACGGCCACGGACTCGACGCCTGGCTCGTGGAGTTCGGACCGGACGTCGTCGTACTGGAACCGGCGGAGCTGCGCGCCGAGGTCATCGACCGGCTGCGCGCCGTGGCCAAGGGCTGA
- a CDS encoding helix-turn-helix transcriptional regulator — protein sequence MATNAIDQTRRMLSLVTYLRERPGARVGDVARAFGITEDELIADLDVLPMCGTSFRGGDLLDIDTDGDRIWWHNPDDVAEPLRLAADEATALLVAARAVATLPGLREGDRQALLRATAKLEAAAGEAAGASARLSVTFESEGGVFADVDRAIAERRRLWLRYYSPARDELTEREVDPIRLFAVGHTYMEAWCRLSEARRTFRLDRVAEIKLLDAPADPPPVELRDLSEGLVQPAAEDPEVSVEVGPGGRWVAEYYPHDSAEELPDGGLRITLRTPDPTSLRRLALRLGRDGRIVAPQALADSARRAAEQALAAYGA from the coding sequence ATGGCCACGAACGCGATCGACCAGACCCGCCGGATGCTGTCGCTGGTGACCTACCTGCGCGAGCGGCCCGGGGCCCGGGTCGGCGACGTCGCCCGCGCCTTCGGGATCACCGAGGACGAGCTGATCGCCGACCTCGACGTGCTGCCGATGTGCGGGACGAGCTTCCGCGGCGGCGACCTGCTGGACATCGACACCGACGGCGACCGGATCTGGTGGCACAACCCCGACGACGTCGCCGAGCCGCTGCGGCTGGCCGCCGACGAGGCGACCGCCCTGCTGGTCGCGGCCCGCGCGGTGGCCACCCTGCCCGGACTGCGCGAGGGCGACCGGCAGGCACTGCTGCGCGCCACCGCCAAGCTGGAGGCGGCGGCCGGCGAGGCGGCCGGCGCCAGCGCCCGGCTCTCGGTCACCTTCGAGTCCGAGGGCGGGGTCTTCGCCGACGTCGACCGCGCCATCGCCGAGCGGCGCCGGCTGTGGCTGCGCTACTACTCCCCGGCCCGCGACGAGCTCACCGAGCGCGAGGTGGACCCGATCCGGCTGTTCGCCGTCGGCCACACCTACATGGAGGCGTGGTGCCGGCTCTCCGAGGCCCGGCGCACCTTCCGGCTCGACCGGGTCGCCGAGATCAAGCTGCTGGACGCGCCCGCCGACCCGCCGCCGGTCGAGCTGCGCGATCTGTCCGAGGGACTGGTGCAGCCGGCCGCCGAGGACCCCGAGGTGTCCGTCGAGGTCGGTCCCGGCGGCCGCTGGGTGGCGGAGTACTACCCGCACGACAGTGCCGAGGAGCTCCCGGACGGCGGGCTGCGCATCACCCTGCGCACCCCCGACCCGACCTCGCTGCGGCGCCTCGCGCTGCGGCTGGGCCGGGACGGCCGGATCGTGGCGCCGCAGGCGCTCGCCGACAGCGCGCGGCGCGCCGCCGAGCAGGCGCTCGCGGCGTACGGCGCGTGA
- the tatA gene encoding Sec-independent protein translocase subunit TatA, with protein MFGRIGAPEIILILVVVVLLFGAKKLPDMARSLGKSARILKSEAKAMKSEGQQQEAPSDPPQGESQQARTIQAAPGDVKSARPVAESDHTAQR; from the coding sequence ATGTTCGGACGGATCGGTGCTCCCGAGATCATCCTCATTCTCGTCGTCGTCGTACTTTTGTTCGGCGCCAAGAAGCTGCCCGACATGGCTCGCTCTCTCGGTAAGTCGGCCCGCATCCTCAAGAGCGAGGCGAAGGCGATGAAGTCCGAGGGCCAGCAGCAGGAGGCCCCCTCCGACCCGCCGCAGGGTGAGTCGCAGCAAGCGCGCACCATCCAGGCGGCGCCCGGCGACGTGAAGAGCGCGCGACCGGTTGCGGAGAGCGATCACACCGCGCAGCGCTGA
- the tatC gene encoding twin-arginine translocase subunit TatC yields MLKSASKKTKVKDPEGRMPLVDHLRELRNRLAKGLLAIVIATILAAFFYEAIIDFFTKPVLQSVGCNALFTELAKQEKGSRCASIVMMDLLGPFTLALKVSLVAGLIVSSPVWLYQLWAFLAPGLHRHERKYALSFVGVGFPLFVAGGYFAYRVLPTTAEVLIGFTPAGIGNLITLDKLLDLIARMVVVFGLSFELPLLLVMLNFAGVLTAKRMLGWWRAMVMAITVFAAIATPSTDPLTMLALAVPIVVLYFGAVGVAMLNDARRRRRIAAGPADDEASDLDLRPADIGEIESVAAPVALPGQASGDDGKRGDFEDVT; encoded by the coding sequence TTGCTCAAGTCTGCCTCCAAAAAGACAAAGGTGAAGGACCCCGAGGGGCGCATGCCCCTTGTGGATCACCTGCGTGAGCTGCGCAACCGACTCGCCAAGGGCTTGCTGGCCATCGTTATTGCGACGATCTTGGCGGCCTTCTTCTATGAAGCGATCATCGACTTCTTCACGAAGCCGGTGTTGCAGTCGGTGGGCTGCAATGCACTCTTCACCGAACTCGCCAAACAGGAGAAGGGATCACGATGCGCCAGCATCGTGATGATGGACCTGCTCGGCCCCTTCACTCTTGCGCTCAAGGTCTCCCTGGTCGCGGGCCTCATCGTTTCCTCGCCGGTGTGGCTTTACCAGCTCTGGGCATTCCTCGCGCCCGGTCTGCACCGGCACGAGAGGAAGTACGCGCTCAGCTTTGTGGGCGTGGGATTTCCGCTGTTTGTAGCCGGTGGGTATTTCGCGTACCGGGTGCTGCCGACCACGGCTGAGGTGCTCATCGGTTTTACGCCGGCCGGCATCGGTAACCTGATTACGCTGGACAAGCTTCTTGACCTGATCGCGCGCATGGTCGTCGTGTTCGGTCTGTCCTTCGAGCTTCCCTTGTTGCTGGTGATGCTGAACTTCGCCGGCGTCCTCACCGCCAAACGCATGCTGGGCTGGTGGCGGGCGATGGTGATGGCCATCACGGTCTTTGCGGCGATCGCGACACCGAGTACCGACCCCCTGACCATGCTTGCCCTGGCGGTTCCGATCGTCGTGCTGTATTTCGGCGCGGTCGGAGTTGCGATGCTCAACGACGCTCGCCGGAGGCGACGGATCGCAGCAGGGCCGGCTGATGACGAGGCATCCGACCTCGACCTGAGACCGGCAGACATCGGTGAGATCGAGTCGGTGGCAGCCCCTGTGGCATTGCCGGGGCAGGCAAGTGGAGACGACGGGAAGCGCGGCGACTTCGAGGACGTCACCTGA